Proteins encoded by one window of Sediminicoccus rosea:
- the metC gene encoding cystathionine beta-lyase, translating into MTDSHDHAFSTRMSHAGRAGVRIHGFVNPGVHRGSTVLFPTAEARRDGAAKRYEQYMTYGTQGGPTHYALEDVICEIEGGTRCTIVGTGLAAVTLPLMAYLKSGDHCLMPDSVYGPGRNVANTLLKGWGIETTFYDPCVDEAGMAALIRDNTKVVYTESPGSHTFEIQDIPAIARAAHARGCKVLMDNTWGIHTFQPFQHGVDVSIQALTKYVGGHSDILLGSVTVNSEEDHLIVRAAASTIGHYASPDDVWLALRGVRTMAVRLKTQEAASIEVAKWLEAQPQVAKVMHPALPSHPQHALFQRDFNGGCSLFGVVLDAKYSQEDMFRFINALKLYGIGASWGGYESLALPTTGFITRTAGTGDFGGQMLRIHIGLEDVKDLIADLQQGLKQLG; encoded by the coding sequence ATGACCGATTCCCACGACCACGCCTTCTCGACCCGCATGAGCCATGCGGGGCGCGCGGGCGTGCGCATCCATGGCTTCGTGAATCCGGGCGTGCATCGCGGCTCCACCGTGCTCTTCCCCACGGCCGAGGCGCGGCGCGACGGTGCGGCCAAGCGCTACGAGCAGTACATGACCTATGGCACGCAGGGGGGGCCGACCCACTACGCGCTGGAGGATGTGATCTGCGAGATCGAGGGCGGCACGCGCTGCACCATCGTCGGCACCGGCCTCGCCGCCGTCACGCTGCCGCTCATGGCCTATCTGAAGTCGGGCGATCACTGCCTGATGCCGGACAGCGTCTATGGCCCGGGCCGCAACGTCGCCAACACGCTGCTCAAGGGCTGGGGGATCGAGACCACCTTCTACGACCCCTGCGTGGATGAAGCGGGCATGGCCGCGCTGATCCGCGACAACACCAAGGTCGTCTATACCGAGAGCCCCGGCTCCCACACCTTCGAGATCCAGGACATCCCGGCCATCGCCCGCGCCGCCCATGCGCGCGGATGCAAGGTGCTGATGGACAACACCTGGGGCATCCACACCTTCCAGCCCTTCCAGCATGGCGTGGACGTCTCCATCCAGGCACTGACGAAATATGTCGGCGGGCATTCGGATATCCTGCTCGGCAGCGTCACCGTGAACAGCGAGGAGGATCACCTGATCGTCCGCGCCGCCGCCTCCACCATCGGGCACTATGCCTCGCCGGATGATGTCTGGCTCGCGCTGCGCGGCGTGCGGACCATGGCGGTGCGGCTGAAGACGCAGGAAGCGGCGAGCATCGAGGTCGCCAAATGGTTGGAAGCCCAGCCGCAGGTGGCCAAGGTGATGCACCCGGCCCTGCCCTCCCACCCGCAGCACGCGCTCTTCCAGCGCGACTTCAACGGAGGGTGCAGCCTCTTCGGCGTGGTGCTCGACGCGAAGTACAGCCAGGAGGACATGTTCCGCTTCATCAACGCGCTGAAGCTCTACGGTATCGGCGCGAGCTGGGGCGGATATGAGAGCCTGGCGCTGCCGACCACGGGCTTCATCACCCGCACCGCCGGCACGGGCGATTTCGGCGGGCAGATGCTGCGCATCCATATCGGGCTGGAGGATGTAAAGGATCTGATCGCGGATCTTCAGCAGGGGCTGAAGCAGCTCGGCTGA
- a CDS encoding alanyl-tRNA editing protein, which translates to MTETLFRDDAYLREVTARVIQADEAGIVTDRSNFYPRAGGQPGDSGVMRWAGGEAAITEALKGEGDAILHKLAEGSALPTPGTEVTLTLDWARRHRHMRMHTTLHLLCSLIPGAGVTGGQIGADKSRLDFDLAEPPTKESLTERLNALIAADHAVSDTWITEAELDANPGLVRTLSVQPPRGAGRVRLVRIGPLDAPVDLQPCGGTHVRSTGEIGRVEVLKLENKGRQNRRISIALVEE; encoded by the coding sequence CCGCGACGACGCCTATCTGCGTGAAGTGACCGCCCGCGTCATCCAGGCCGATGAGGCCGGGATCGTCACCGACCGCAGCAACTTCTACCCCCGCGCCGGCGGCCAGCCGGGTGATTCCGGCGTGATGCGCTGGGCGGGCGGCGAGGCCGCGATCACCGAGGCCCTGAAGGGCGAGGGCGACGCCATCCTGCACAAGCTGGCGGAGGGCAGCGCCCTTCCCACCCCCGGCACGGAGGTGACGCTCACCCTCGACTGGGCGCGGCGCCATCGCCACATGCGGATGCACACCACGCTGCACCTGCTGTGCAGCCTGATCCCCGGCGCAGGCGTCACCGGCGGGCAGATCGGCGCCGACAAGTCGCGCCTCGACTTCGACCTGGCCGAGCCGCCCACCAAGGAATCCCTCACCGAGCGCCTGAACGCCCTGATCGCAGCCGACCACGCCGTCAGCGACACCTGGATCACCGAGGCCGAGCTGGACGCCAATCCCGGCCTGGTGCGCACCCTCTCCGTCCAGCCGCCACGCGGCGCGGGGCGGGTGCGGCTGGTGCGGATCGGGCCGCTGGACGCGCCGGTGGACCTGCAGCCCTGCGGCGGCACGCATGTACGGAGCACGGGCGAGATCGGCCGGGTGGAAGTGCTCAAGCTCGAGAACAAGGGGCGGCAGAACCGCCGCATCAGCATCGCATTGGTGGAGGAATAA
- a CDS encoding sulfurtransferase, producing the protein MDNLVSTEWLAAQLGAPDLLVFDTTKYLPNEPFDGATKFAEAHIPGAHFFDLDVVADPDATLPHMIPSAARFEKLMGAMGVSNASRVVFYDQKGLQSSARGWWLMRLFGHEKAAVLDGGLPKWQREGRPVASGAPAAPAPTTYVADFVAGRVAGIGDVKRVLADKSALVLDARAAGRFKGTAPEPRPGLPSGHMPGAANIPFPELFAADGTMLPPDALRARFAAAGAAAAPALVTSCGTGVTACILTLGAVRAGLPEPAVYDGSWTEWASRPETVKATA; encoded by the coding sequence GTGGACAACCTCGTCAGCACGGAATGGCTCGCGGCACAGCTCGGCGCGCCCGACCTCCTGGTCTTCGACACCACGAAATACCTGCCGAACGAGCCCTTCGACGGCGCCACGAAATTCGCCGAGGCGCATATCCCCGGCGCGCATTTCTTCGACCTGGACGTGGTGGCCGACCCGGACGCGACGCTGCCGCACATGATCCCGAGTGCGGCGCGCTTCGAGAAGCTGATGGGGGCGATGGGCGTCAGCAATGCCAGCCGCGTCGTCTTCTACGACCAGAAGGGGCTGCAATCCTCGGCGCGCGGCTGGTGGCTGATGCGCCTCTTCGGCCATGAAAAGGCGGCGGTGCTGGATGGCGGCCTGCCAAAATGGCAACGCGAGGGGCGGCCCGTCGCCTCCGGCGCGCCCGCGGCACCCGCGCCCACCACCTATGTGGCCGATTTCGTGGCGGGCCGCGTGGCCGGCATCGGCGATGTGAAGCGCGTCCTGGCCGACAAATCCGCCCTCGTCCTCGATGCCCGCGCCGCCGGCCGCTTCAAGGGCACCGCCCCCGAGCCGCGCCCGGGCCTGCCCTCCGGCCACATGCCCGGTGCCGCCAACATTCCCTTCCCCGAGCTGTTCGCGGCCGATGGCACCATGCTCCCGCCCGATGCGCTGCGCGCCCGCTTCGCCGCCGCCGGTGCGGCCGCGGCGCCCGCGCTGGTGACGAGCTGCGGCACGGGGGTCACCGCCTGCATCCTCACCCTCGGCGCCGTGCGCGCCGGGCTGCCTGAACCCGCCGTCTATGACGGCTCCTGGACCGAATGGGCCAGCCGTCCCGAAACCGTGAAAGCGACCGCCTGA